In Euwallacea fornicatus isolate EFF26 chromosome 23, ASM4011564v1, whole genome shotgun sequence, the DNA window AGAACGATACTTCTCCCACCGAGAAACTGAAAACGGCATTTACTGTGCTTTCCATACATTTTCCGGATGCAGaggaaaagttaaaaactGTAGAGTTTTTGAAAGCTTCCAGTGGAATTGTAATTCTACTTGGTAAGAAACACATTTAAAAGAGAAAGAACATATTCAATAATTATGCAGCTTAGAATTATCTTATTCGTAACGGGTTAAAACTAAATCACAATCATTTGTAATAATATGGAGTTTGTCAGGCTCGGGAATAAAGAgaccaattttttaaaatctaggtcatttttttttaaacataaaaataaacaaactgtAACGTTTGcagattatatttttatcaacagaaactaaaatatactttcataaacaataacaagtcatataaatttaaagagGCACAGATATCAATGAATAAAGAGATCCTTGGAAAAAGTTTTGAAGTATAAAtgtttttgctgttttttgtAACGAGTtaagtaatgaaaaattagcTTAGTAGAATAGtctaaaatattgtttagatcaataaacaataaaagtcaggcgaaacataaatttaggTCTTCATTTCAATGGTGTTATACTGGGTGTTCCAAAAAGGTTTTTGTAAACTTAAACAGGCTATAGGGGATATTGTGaggaataatttttgcatAGAAACCCCTAGTCAAAAATGAGCCGATCTGATGCCAACATCATTTCTATTTGGAAATATAATGTTAACTTGTTGACATCTAAagacttcaatatttaattcatttttattaaagattactcaaacgaaaataaataattaagctTCAAAATGATGATCCTccaacatttttatataaattttttcttggaattattaaattgtatatTGGTTGTAAGACAGGTGAATCTTGCTCCATAAAGAGGCTGTCATCAACTATTTTTATCACTCAAATAATCTtggattttgtaaaatattatacCATTCACCCTGATCTGCCTTTTAAACTCTTATAAGATCATAATTCAGAAATTAAGATTCTGAAATGCCTCTCTAATggatggaaaaaataaaaaacagtttaatAAGGTAGTCAGTGGGGTATGcttataaactaaaaaatagaTTGGAGGTACTTGCCAAAGTAAAACTTACAGAATCTCACAGATTTCATGTTATTAGTTAAGAGTTGAGCATTACCCACTTTATATGTAAATGTCATTGTTCCAGAACAATTCGGCAAAGTATTTTCTCCAGTTGTTAATGAcataaatggaaatattaaggtaagatattatattattcttttaacatttaattgaTTGGACTATCAAAATTGTGGTTGAAGGGGTTtgcatttatatttgaattagtttttcttagagaaattttgataaaattactGTGAATAGTTCTTTTATTGGCCCCTAGAACTTTCTCTATTAAAGTTTTCTTTCTCAAATTATTCTGCAGTAGAGCTGGTTAGTTTATAATTAAGAGTGGCTTAAAGTGCCTAATTCTAAGTAATTAGAcaaatagtttaaaatttttaagcttaagcagatttagtttttaatttttaatttagtttttctcAATACCAACAAATATGAAACTTAGATATTTCTTGcagaaattatggaaaaaacatGACAAGGATAATCAGTTATACCAGAATTTAGAGGACATGATATTAAGTGAACAAGTAGAGGACAAGACATATGCAACCAATGCCTTATTATGGCTTAGGAGGTAGGTCATGTGGTTTTAGGTCTTTAATTTCTCCCTTATCTACATAACTCCAATCACATgtttaaacctttttttacATGTTCATATAAAGAGTGTCAATTTGACAACTTCCCACACCTATTATTTGGAAACagaatagatttttaaataaatcgctGGAATACAACGATTTTATTAAGGAACAATTTTCATGTAGAATCCACTATGCTTCTTTCAACCTTTACAAAACTACTTtctcaaatatcttaaaggactttttgttgaaaatatatttatttaatggtgcaaataatttacaaataacGCAACAACAGAAAACTCCAGAATAGTACAACTTATATCATTCAAATATGACAACTACTACCAACAAACACTCGCATCACCTGGTCCACCGGGCTCCCGTAACTGCAGCACCATCCACGTGTGCCCACAATATTCACGAACGGTGCTCAAACATTACGAAAAGCGTTTTTTCCAATACTTCATTTATTACATTCAACTGTTGAGTTATCAAGTTAGACATTTTCGATAattctaaaatcatttttctggaGGTAATTATGacgatttcaaaattaaaaaaagaaatgtcgAGTACATTACCCACAAAAcgtgttattaataataaaaataacgtatCCCAGATAATTAGGTCGGCAAGATGTTATCCCAGCAAAATCGCGACACGACGCTTAAAGTTATTGTTCGTAAGAGAATAAAATCGATTAGATCACATATAGTTATggccaaaaaaaataagagcgtcacttaaaaaatctattataaGTAATAAagtttacaatatttattctaaaaatatacaacttGTTTCAGAATGTTGTTAATATTTACTATCTTATTTACAATACTAGACTACAATATATAACAAGAcacaagaaattcaaaaattttatcgaaaattcgAGTAGTCAAAAAAATAAGAGCGTTTAGGGATATTAGGATATTTGATATAAATCATGTCAGATATACAAGTATATTTGACACTTAATGGTTTCGTGTGTGAATTATGTTTGTTATAACTTAACCATATATTATAGACACCAGTTCCGAGGCCGGAAACGTAAAACTACAAGTAGGGAAGATGCTCGTTTAATACGTGAAGTGTCAAAAGATCCTTTTCTGACGTCTACAGCTgccaaacaaaatttcaacctaCCAGTTAGTGCTAGAACTATTCGAAGACGAATGCAGCAATTTGGTTATAACGGAAGAATTACGAGAAAAGTGCcctatttgaataaaatacatCTTAAACGTCGCattgaatttgcaaaaaataatttaaatcgtaTGCATTAgaaaaacattcttttttCGAACGAAACCAAAgttaatttgtttgaaaatgatGGAAGAGTAACTGAGACGTCGGATAAATGAACAACTAAacccaaaaaatacaatttgtattattaaatatgGTGGAGACAATATTAAAGTTTGGGGCTCGTTCTCGTATGAAGGAATTGGTccgatttatttaataaaaaaaaaacatgacaaaagaaatttacttggatattttgcaaaatgttaTGTTGTCTTATGCCGAAGAAAATCTGCCATTGAAATGGATCTACCAACATGACAACGACCCTAAACATACCGCCAAAGTTGTTAAAGCGTGGTTGAATTCccaaaatattgacattttaCCTTGGCCATCTCAGTCCCCGGACATGAACCCGattgaaaatatatgaaaaattcttaaaagtCGTGTAGGTTAAGAAAAAACAACGATCGTGAaacttttatggaaaaatgtcCAAGAAATCTAGTATTCTATTTCAATAGAAGTCTGCCGCAAGTTGATAGACTCCATGCCTAAACGATGCGCTACAGTATTATCCCAGAAAGGATATGCtaccaaatatttaatataatattataattacggcatttttgattagtttgttgttgttttatatgttgtttgtttttagttttgaaaGCTATTTCTAAACGCTCTTATTTTTTTGACCACTcgaattttcgataaaattcttgaatttCTTGTGTCTTGTAATATGTATATTGTAGTTTAGTATTGCAAATAAGATAGTAGATGTTAagaacaatattttgaaacaagttgtatatttttagaataaatactgtaaatgttattacttataatagattttttaaatgatactCTTATTTTTTTGGCCATAACGTATGTATGTCATTCAACCTTCcgtgtttttaagttttaacatAATTAGACAAAATATTCAAGTTGGTAGTCGCTTTatctttattatatatatgtatgtatagcAACTATGAGTACGTCGTGTGAAACTGTTTTAATATTGTTGTCATAAAACTTCCGACTTCTTCTATCAAGTTCTCTTTGCAgtaggaaatatattttttgttccgaCGGTGTATGTATGCATAATGAAAGTGCTCCCTGGAATTTGCAACTTTTCTCCCATTTTACTAAATCTGGAAATATTCTACGTATCGTTTCTATGCCTAATCAGCTGGACCTTTACAAAATGCTAGTTGGACCGATATCACTTCACAGATGATTCACTTCAATGTTAAGTGGCGATGAGCAAGATATTCGTAATACGCGCTGCACTAATAATTGGAATAATccagttttcttttattctgaATATTTCATGTAGTATGTTTATCTATTAGTGGGTGGTATTTAATTGGCATTGTGTGACTGAAAGTGGACGTTGCTGATGTGATTCTAGTTTACGTTTTCAAGTCTTGGGAGTGAGTTCTGGTTGTTTTTTCTTGTGGTTCACAGTTAAGTTTTATTAAGCCAATGAGAACGAtgtaattagaattttagttgaaagccgaaattatttgcaattttggctCTTCTGGAAGGCACTTAAAACCATCTTTGGACGTAGTTGAAGAATGATATCGCAACTTGAGCTGTTCcgaagatttttatttttacgcgTTTCAGGTTTCAACTATGTACGCCTCTGCTTCGAgtcgaaattaattcgaaactcgaaccattttaaagattttttttctggaattaatattaaatgttttccagaaattatctaatattgttttttgcgCTTCAGGCCTCAAAAATGTATGAACTTCAAAACGTATCtgtaacattaaaaacttatgcTGTTCTTCTTGTGCATCTTCCTTACTcgctttaaataaatataatttcagtTCTTTGCTAAATTGGGTATaccacttttaaaattattaataattacacgcgaattgtaatatattttaactaatttgaataCGTAATAACATCGACTGCTAGCACaggtaagtaaatattttctatgcgAGATAATACGAAAATTTGTCGAAACGGCATTCCACTGCAAACaaatatattcaataaaaaattcataatgtatataaatatttatttttaagaaccTATTTATTAGGTTGATAAACATTTGCTTAAGTGATTAATGCGTCTTTCTTTTAATAgtaaaatgatttattgcaacaatttctta includes these proteins:
- the LOC136346554 gene encoding pleckstrin homology domain-containing family A member 8 isoform X3; protein product: MAVKNDTSPTEKLKTAFTVLSIHFPDAEEKLKTVEFLKASSGIVILLEQFGKVFSPVVNDINGNIKKLWKKHDKDNQLYQNLEDMILSEQVEDKTYATNALLWLRRALHFLSIFFQCIIMDSECGRMSQDLTPFFKKAYSETLEPHHGWLGTQLFNLRKYIFLSQQSTRDFYVY
- the LOC136346554 gene encoding pleckstrin homology domain-containing family A member 8 isoform X2 yields the protein MAVKNDTSPTEKLKTAFTVLSIHFPDAEEKLKTVEFLKASSGIVILLEQFGKVFSPVVNDINGNIKKLWKKHDKDNQLYQNLEDMILSEQVEDKTYATNALLWLRRALHFLSIFFQCIIMDSECGRMSQDLTPFFKKAYSETLEPHHGWLGTQLFNVCTKMLYCFVSRVSNSLARGKSVHFLTW